The following coding sequences are from one Chthonomonadales bacterium window:
- a CDS encoding iron ABC transporter permease: MNAARAERAPLRRPARHVPWPLAAAVVSVVLVVLLLLGAALGPEGVNVPGRQVALVVTSHVPGVRAWVRGVPTPEAEAIVWQVRLPRAASAALVGALLGMAGVALQGLLMNPLADPYTVGVSSGAAVGAALAEVTGFAALWLGFGGVGVAFATALAAVTLVYALARIGGRVSVHTFLLAGVVVGTFLWSLIPLLMVLADRAEDLQRVFFYLIGTLQGADWLRVGMLAPFAAASALLLGLWSRDLNLMTLGEETALHLGVSVESFKRRVLLVGSLATAAAVSVAGIIGFVGLVVPHVARRVVGPDHRALMPVAALLGAALLVAADMLVRVWLNDMPVGVVTAILGAPVFCLLLRRGRVAAW, translated from the coding sequence TTGAACGCCGCGCGCGCCGAGCGCGCCCCACTGCGGAGGCCGGCGCGTCACGTCCCGTGGCCACTGGCCGCCGCGGTCGTGTCGGTGGTGCTCGTCGTTCTCTTGTTGCTCGGAGCCGCCCTCGGTCCGGAGGGCGTCAACGTCCCGGGACGACAGGTGGCCCTGGTGGTCACAAGTCACGTTCCGGGAGTGCGCGCCTGGGTGCGTGGCGTCCCGACGCCGGAGGCGGAAGCCATCGTCTGGCAGGTGCGTCTGCCGCGCGCGGCAAGCGCCGCGCTCGTCGGCGCCCTGCTCGGCATGGCCGGCGTCGCCCTGCAGGGCCTGCTGATGAACCCGCTGGCGGACCCCTACACGGTCGGCGTCTCGTCGGGTGCCGCCGTCGGCGCTGCCCTCGCGGAGGTGACCGGCTTCGCTGCCCTGTGGCTGGGCTTCGGCGGCGTGGGCGTGGCGTTCGCCACCGCGCTTGCGGCGGTCACGCTGGTCTACGCGCTGGCCCGAATCGGCGGCCGCGTGTCGGTGCACACGTTCCTGCTTGCCGGCGTGGTCGTCGGCACCTTCCTGTGGTCACTCATTCCCCTCCTGATGGTCCTCGCCGATCGCGCCGAGGACCTCCAGCGTGTCTTCTTCTACCTGATCGGCACGCTGCAGGGCGCGGACTGGCTGCGCGTCGGCATGCTGGCGCCGTTCGCCGCCGCCTCCGCGCTGCTGCTAGGCCTGTGGTCCCGCGACCTGAACCTGATGACGCTCGGCGAGGAGACGGCGCTGCACCTGGGCGTGTCGGTGGAGTCCTTCAAGCGAAGGGTGCTGCTCGTCGGGTCGCTGGCCACCGCGGCGGCGGTGTCGGTTGCCGGCATCATCGGTTTCGTGGGTCTGGTGGTGCCCCACGTCGCGCGACGGGTCGTGGGGCCCGACCATCGGGCGCTGATGCCCGTGGCGGCCCTGCTTGGCGCGGCCCTGCTCGTCGCTGCCGACATGCTCGTGCGCGTGTGGCTCAACGACATGCCGGTGGGGGTGGTCACGGCGATCCTTGGCGCGCCGGTCTTCTGCCTGCTGCTGCGACGTGGGCGCGTCGCAGCCTGGTAG